A window of the Thermoleophilia bacterium SCSIO 60948 genome harbors these coding sequences:
- a CDS encoding Lrp/AsnC family transcriptional regulator: MASLASSPNGSAFESLLDDVNRRILGELERDARISLAELGRRVGLSSPAVGERVARLEQSGAIRGYHADVDPRALGLTLGVVIRSRPAPGQLETVAAAARETPEIVSCDRVTGDDCYVMKAFVRDVEHLEAVIDRFAALGQTTSAIMQSSPVPTRGLLSDDAG; encoded by the coding sequence ATGGCTTCCCTAGCTTCGAGCCCCAACGGTTCGGCCTTCGAATCGTTGCTCGATGACGTCAACAGGCGGATCCTTGGCGAACTCGAGCGCGACGCCCGGATCAGCCTCGCCGAGCTCGGCAGGCGTGTCGGCCTGTCCTCCCCGGCGGTCGGTGAGCGCGTCGCCCGGCTCGAGCAGAGCGGGGCGATCCGCGGCTACCACGCCGATGTCGACCCGCGGGCGCTCGGGCTCACGCTCGGCGTCGTCATTCGCTCGCGCCCGGCGCCGGGCCAGCTCGAAACGGTCGCCGCCGCCGCCCGCGAGACCCCCGAGATCGTCTCCTGTGACCGTGTCACCGGAGACGACTGCTACGTGATGAAGGCCTTCGTCCGCGACGTCGAGCACCTCGAGGCCGTGATCGACCGATTCGCGGCGCTCGGTCAGACGACCTCGGCGATCATGCAGTCCTCGCCGGTCCCCACCCGGGGACTGCTCTCCGACGACGCCGGCTGA
- a CDS encoding GNAT family N-acetyltransferase, producing MEIREASGADWDAIFPIFERIVADGRTYAYPEGLGPDAARKLWMKQPPGRAVVAIDGDRVLGTAQMGPNRPGRGSHVATASFMVDPDARSRGVGRALGEEMIEWARREGYRGVQFNAVVETNAAAVALWRSLGFVIVGTVPEAFDDRELGLVGLHVMYLAL from the coding sequence ATGGAGATCCGCGAGGCGAGCGGCGCCGACTGGGACGCGATCTTTCCGATATTCGAGCGGATCGTGGCCGACGGGCGCACGTACGCCTATCCCGAGGGCCTCGGACCGGATGCTGCGCGCAAGCTCTGGATGAAGCAGCCGCCCGGCCGGGCGGTCGTCGCGATCGACGGCGACCGCGTCCTCGGCACCGCGCAGATGGGGCCGAACCGGCCGGGTCGCGGCTCGCACGTCGCGACCGCGAGCTTCATGGTCGACCCCGATGCGCGCTCGCGCGGCGTCGGGCGGGCGCTCGGCGAGGAGATGATCGAGTGGGCCCGGCGCGAGGGCTACCGCGGGGTCCAGTTCAACGCCGTCGTCGAGACGAACGCCGCCGCCGTCGCGCTGTGGCGTTCGCTCGGCTTCGTGATCGTCGGGACGGTGCCCGAGGCCTTCGACGACCGCGAGCTCGGGCTCGTCGGCCTCCACGTCATGTATCTGGCGCTTTGA
- a CDS encoding peptidase C45, translating into MFPRIRLGGEARERGRTYGSAARELIALSLAGYERAFAHFAGWDWERVRSKAALFADPISDYEPRYLEEIEGIAEGAGVETRDILALNVRTEIMFAATARDADARMRLPAECSAISIVPTRSSDGTALAAQNWDWLPHAAQTLVILEVSQPERPNYATVVEAGLLAKFGLNASGLAVTTNALVSSDDLGRPGVPYHVLLRALHDASTPADGLRALLRAHRSSSANYILTSADGLAIDVEAAPGDFSRAFTIDPADGVLVHTNHFVSPRFDGRDVSVLAMPDSPFRLQRLRARLAAAKGEPLGRDFLAQALGDHAGFPFGVCCHPDERVPEPERSLTLASAIIDPTAGTIALTAGNPCEHERETLDFSDLLGAATIAG; encoded by the coding sequence ATGTTCCCGCGGATCAGGCTCGGGGGCGAGGCGCGCGAGCGTGGGCGCACCTATGGCTCTGCGGCGCGCGAGCTCATCGCGCTCTCACTGGCCGGATACGAGCGGGCGTTCGCGCACTTCGCGGGCTGGGACTGGGAGCGGGTGCGCAGCAAGGCGGCGCTGTTCGCCGATCCGATCAGCGACTACGAGCCGCGCTACCTCGAGGAGATCGAGGGGATCGCCGAAGGGGCGGGTGTCGAGACCCGCGACATCCTGGCGCTCAACGTCCGCACCGAGATCATGTTCGCCGCGACCGCGCGCGACGCCGACGCGCGGATGCGGCTGCCCGCCGAGTGCAGCGCGATCAGCATCGTTCCAACCCGCTCGTCGGACGGCACCGCGCTCGCGGCGCAGAACTGGGACTGGCTGCCCCACGCAGCCCAGACGCTCGTGATCCTCGAGGTCTCCCAGCCCGAACGGCCGAACTACGCGACCGTCGTCGAGGCGGGCCTGCTCGCCAAGTTCGGCCTCAACGCATCGGGCCTCGCGGTGACGACCAACGCGCTCGTCAGCTCGGATGATCTCGGCCGGCCCGGGGTGCCGTATCACGTCCTCCTGCGTGCGCTTCACGACGCCTCGACGCCGGCCGACGGTCTTCGGGCCCTGCTGCGCGCGCACCGCTCCTCATCGGCCAACTACATCCTCACCTCGGCCGACGGTCTCGCGATCGACGTCGAGGCCGCGCCCGGCGACTTCTCGCGGGCGTTCACGATCGATCCCGCCGACGGCGTCTTGGTCCACACGAACCACTTCGTCTCCCCCCGCTTCGACGGGCGCGACGTCTCGGTGCTGGCGATGCCCGACAGCCCGTTCCGGCTTCAGCGACTCCGCGCGCGGCTTGCCGCGGCGAAGGGTGAACCGCTCGGCCGCGACTTCCTCGCTCAGGCGCTCGGCGACCACGCCGGTTTCCCGTTCGGCGTCTGCTGCCATCCCGATGAGCGCGTACCGGAGCCGGAGCGATCGCTGACGCTGGCGTCGGCGATCATCGACCCTACGGCCGGCACGATCGCGCTGACGGCGGGCAACCCGTGCGAGCACGAACGCGAGACGCTCGACTTCTCCGACCTGTTGGGCGCTGCGACCATCGCGGGCTGA
- a CDS encoding LacI family DNA-binding transcriptional regulator, with protein sequence MDTERSGTAEAGKGGRRPTIRDVAAAAGVSTATVSHALNAKGRVDPATRARVFEVASELGYRPSRIGRALRTQRTGSLAFLVAPFESAPAQAQMLGLDVFMRQAFSAAQAAFAADHALLLVPRLDDPREVDQLGVDGAIICDPFAGDFQVASFESAGLPVVTIERPPDRPDYPWTVAADNARSFTELLDHLAAQGARSIALVSFEADIGWDVENRTAYRAWCERGGREPRIGRARLDALVESGYEAACSLLDAADPPDAIIASAQGFPSGVMRAINERGLRTPSDVMVASAVDGLEAQSAVPALTAIDVRPELQGRLAAEMLIARVGGQQPRGRITTPHELRVRASTARAR encoded by the coding sequence ATGGACACAGAACGGTCGGGTACTGCCGAAGCTGGTAAGGGGGGACGGCGTCCGACGATCCGCGACGTCGCCGCCGCCGCGGGCGTCTCGACGGCGACCGTCTCTCACGCGCTGAACGCCAAGGGGCGCGTCGACCCGGCGACGCGAGCGCGGGTCTTCGAGGTGGCGAGCGAGCTCGGGTATCGGCCGTCTCGCATCGGGCGTGCGCTGCGCACGCAGCGCACCGGCTCGCTGGCGTTCCTCGTGGCCCCGTTCGAGAGTGCTCCGGCGCAGGCGCAGATGCTCGGGCTCGACGTCTTCATGCGACAGGCCTTCTCCGCCGCGCAGGCGGCGTTCGCCGCCGATCACGCGTTGCTGCTCGTGCCGCGGCTCGACGATCCGCGCGAGGTCGATCAGCTGGGGGTCGACGGGGCGATCATCTGCGACCCGTTCGCCGGCGACTTCCAGGTGGCGTCGTTCGAGTCCGCCGGGTTGCCCGTCGTGACCATCGAGCGACCACCGGACCGCCCGGACTATCCGTGGACGGTCGCGGCCGACAACGCTCGCAGCTTCACCGAGCTGCTTGATCACCTCGCCGCGCAGGGGGCGAGGTCGATCGCGCTTGTCAGCTTCGAAGCGGATATCGGATGGGACGTCGAGAACAGGACCGCCTACCGCGCGTGGTGCGAGCGCGGCGGCCGCGAGCCGAGGATCGGCCGCGCACGCCTCGATGCCCTCGTCGAGAGCGGCTACGAGGCGGCCTGCTCGCTCCTCGATGCCGCCGATCCGCCGGACGCCATCATCGCCAGCGCCCAGGGCTTCCCGTCGGGTGTGATGCGCGCCATCAACGAACGCGGACTACGGACTCCGAGCGATGTGATGGTCGCCTCCGCTGTCGACGGGCTCGAAGCCCAGTCGGCTGTTCCCGCGCTGACGGCGATCGACGTCCGGCCCGAGCTCCAGGGCCGGCTCGCGGCGGAGATGCTGATCGCTCGGGTCGGTGGCCAGCAGCCGCGGGGTCGCATCACGACCCCGCACGAGCTCCGGGTCAGGGCCTCGACGGCACGCGCGCGCTGA